From Streptomyces sp. CMB-StM0423, a single genomic window includes:
- the lysA gene encoding diaminopimelate decarboxylase, whose translation MSRSAHPAGPRHGDVLPEGHYAAPPADLNELDSRVWARTVARGADGVVTVGGLPVTRLAEEFGTPAYFLDEDDFRARCRAWTDAFEDADVFYAGKAFLSRAVVRWLREEGLNLDVCSGGELATALAAGMPAERIAMHGNNKSPAEIERAVGAGVGRIVLDSYQEIVRVAHLAERLGKRQRVQIRVTVGVEAHTHEFIATAHEDQKFGLALADGQAAEAVRRVLKLDSLELVGIHSHIGSQIFDMAGFEVSARRVVGLLTEIRDEHGVELPEIDLGGGLGIAYTPEDDPREPHEIAKALRDIVSRECTAAGLAMPRLSVEPGRAIVGPTAFTLYEVGTVKELEGLRTYVSVDGGMSDNIRTALYDAEYSVALASRASTAEPMLARVVGKHCESGDIVVRDAYLPADLAVGDLLAVPATGAYCRAMASNYNHVLRPPVVAVADGAAREIVRRETEEDLLRLDVG comes from the coding sequence GTGAGCCGATCCGCCCACCCCGCCGGCCCCCGGCACGGCGACGTGCTGCCCGAAGGGCACTACGCCGCACCGCCCGCCGACCTCAACGAGCTCGACTCCCGTGTCTGGGCCCGTACCGTCGCCCGCGGCGCCGACGGCGTCGTCACCGTCGGCGGGCTGCCCGTGACCCGGCTCGCCGAGGAGTTCGGCACCCCCGCCTACTTCCTCGACGAGGACGACTTCCGCGCCCGCTGCCGCGCCTGGACCGACGCCTTCGAGGACGCCGACGTCTTCTACGCCGGCAAGGCGTTCCTCTCCCGCGCCGTCGTCCGCTGGCTGCGCGAGGAGGGGCTGAACCTCGACGTGTGCTCCGGCGGCGAGCTGGCGACCGCGCTGGCCGCCGGGATGCCCGCCGAGCGGATCGCGATGCACGGCAACAACAAGAGCCCGGCCGAGATCGAGCGGGCCGTCGGGGCCGGCGTCGGGCGGATCGTGCTCGACTCGTACCAGGAGATCGTCCGCGTCGCGCACCTCGCCGAGCGGCTCGGCAAGCGTCAGCGGGTGCAGATCCGGGTGACCGTCGGCGTCGAGGCGCACACGCACGAGTTCATCGCCACCGCCCACGAGGACCAGAAGTTCGGCCTCGCGCTCGCCGACGGACAGGCGGCCGAGGCGGTACGGCGGGTGCTGAAGCTCGACTCCCTGGAGCTGGTCGGCATCCACAGCCACATCGGCTCGCAGATCTTCGACATGGCCGGCTTCGAGGTCTCCGCCCGCCGCGTCGTCGGGCTGCTCACCGAGATCCGCGACGAGCACGGGGTGGAGCTGCCCGAGATCGACCTCGGCGGCGGCCTCGGCATCGCGTACACCCCCGAGGACGACCCGCGCGAGCCGCACGAGATCGCCAAGGCCCTGCGCGACATCGTCTCCCGCGAGTGCACCGCCGCCGGGCTGGCCATGCCGCGGCTGTCCGTCGAGCCGGGCCGCGCGATCGTCGGCCCCACGGCGTTCACGCTGTACGAGGTCGGCACGGTCAAGGAGCTGGAGGGGCTGCGCACGTACGTGAGCGTGGACGGCGGCATGTCCGACAACATCCGCACCGCGCTCTACGACGCCGAGTACTCGGTGGCGCTGGCCTCCCGCGCGTCCACCGCCGAGCCGATGCTCGCCCGCGTCGTCGGCAAGCACTGCGAGTCCGGCGACATCGTCGTACGCGACGCCTACCTCCCGGCGGACCTCGCGGTCGGCGACCTGCTCGCGGTGCCGGCCACCGGGGCGTACTGCCGCGCGATGGCGAGCAACTACAACCACGTGCTGCGCCCGCCCGTGGTGGCCGTGGCGGACGGCGCGGCGCGGGAGATCGTGCGCCGCGAAACGGAGGAGGACCTGCTGCGGCTCGACGTGGGCTGA
- a CDS encoding DALR anticodon-binding domain-containing protein — MDPAELTGTVLRTVRSAAVGEFGAPVPARVVVERPRPGGCGDYATNAALQLAHAAGRDPLDVAALLRDRLAAQPGIAAVTVTGPGFLNITLRPEGDSVEDALAAGELFGHGDFLRGQSFRLVADEHPRALVLADSLRRLLLAAGASVGEQGDLVRVPAVAPPPGPGPGRGPGPRELPPDVLRWAFLRAPAHQRPRLAPELLLRREPNPLFRIQYAHSRTAALARAAAALRIGGTGADGPPAAPPTGPVRHTRSGGALRAAIGELPAVVETAARRRAPDRLARHLDVLAGAFLGAEAAHPALPSGDEETTAVHRARLRQAAAAGVALRNGLGLLGIQAPEYV, encoded by the coding sequence GTGGACCCCGCAGAGCTCACCGGCACCGTGTTGCGTACGGTGCGATCCGCCGCGGTGGGTGAGTTCGGCGCACCCGTGCCGGCGCGCGTCGTCGTCGAGCGCCCGCGGCCCGGGGGCTGCGGCGACTACGCCACCAACGCCGCGCTGCAGCTCGCCCACGCCGCTGGCCGCGATCCCCTCGACGTCGCCGCCCTGCTGCGCGACCGGCTCGCCGCCCAGCCCGGCATCGCCGCCGTGACCGTCACCGGGCCCGGGTTCCTCAACATCACCCTTCGGCCCGAAGGCGATTCCGTCGAGGACGCCCTCGCCGCCGGGGAGCTCTTCGGGCACGGGGACTTCCTCCGCGGGCAGTCCTTCCGCCTCGTCGCCGACGAGCACCCCCGCGCCCTCGTCCTCGCCGACTCCCTCCGGCGGCTCCTCCTCGCCGCCGGTGCGTCCGTCGGCGAGCAAGGGGATCTCGTACGGGTACCGGCCGTGGCCCCGCCGCCCGGTCCCGGTCCCGGTCGCGGTCCCGGCCCCAGAGAGCTTCCCCCCGACGTGCTGCGGTGGGCCTTCCTGCGTGCCCCCGCCCACCAACGGCCCCGCCTCGCACCCGAGCTGCTGCTCCGCCGCGAGCCCAACCCCCTCTTCCGTATCCAGTACGCCCACTCCCGCACCGCCGCCCTCGCCCGCGCCGCCGCCGCGCTCCGGATCGGCGGCACCGGCGCCGACGGGCCACCCGCCGCGCCGCCCACCGGCCCCGTACGGCACACTCGCTCCGGCGGCGCCCTCCGCGCCGCCATCGGCGAGCTCCCCGCCGTCGTGGAGACCGCCGCCCGCCGCCGCGCGCCCGACCGGCTCGCCCGGCACCTCGACGTCCTGGCCGGCGCCTTCCTCGGCGCCGAGGCGGCCCACCCCGCCCTGCCCAGCGGCGACGAGGAGACCACCGCCGTGCACCGGGCCCGGTTGCGCCAGGCCGCCGCCGCCGGCGTCGCCCTCCGCAACGGCCTCGGCCTGCTCGGCATACAGGCGCCCGAGTACGTGTGA
- a CDS encoding response regulator, producing MPGLSGRVLVVDDNKVIRQLIRVNLELEGFEVVTAADGAECLEAVHRVRPDVVTLDIVMPRLDGLRTAARLRADPRTRGLPIAVVSGCTELEAEAGRVAGVDAFVAKPFEPVDLVRVVRRLAARRASQRVGGAVAGDAADDAEPAGSPVC from the coding sequence GTGCCTGGCTTGTCCGGTCGGGTCCTTGTCGTCGATGACAACAAGGTGATCCGGCAGTTGATCAGGGTCAATCTCGAACTTGAAGGTTTCGAGGTCGTGACCGCGGCCGATGGTGCCGAGTGTCTGGAAGCCGTCCATCGGGTGCGTCCCGATGTGGTCACGCTCGACATCGTCATGCCCCGGCTCGACGGGCTGCGGACCGCGGCCCGGTTGCGGGCCGATCCGCGGACGCGGGGGCTGCCGATAGCGGTGGTCAGCGGGTGCACCGAGCTTGAGGCCGAGGCGGGGCGGGTGGCTGGGGTGGATGCGTTCGTGGCCAAGCCCTTCGAGCCCGTCGATCTCGTACGGGTCGTGCGGCGGCTCGCCGCGCGGCGGGCCTCGCAGCGGGTCGGCGGCGCCGTCGCCGGGGATGCCGCCGACGACGCGGAGCCCGCCGGGTCTCCGGTGTGCTGA